The Paeniglutamicibacter sulfureus genome includes a region encoding these proteins:
- a CDS encoding sugar phosphate isomerase/epimerase family protein: MVESSPGGNAPIPVALSSASVYPLNVHDAFAVSHDLGYDGVEVLVTGNQISQDARQLNRLAERYEQPIMAIHAPTLLLTQQVWGTAWNKIESAAAMAVDVGCDVVVAHPPFRWQGTYATEFATGIRRIMEEYGVKIAVENMYPWRARGREAKMYLPHWNPVPEPYEFVTWDFSHSAIADMDSAVAFRDLGTRLSHVHLCDGMNNGKDEHLVPGRGTQPVIEAIEYLRDSAWDGVVAVEVSTRKARGAGEREAWLGETLEFARRYLAPVNEDAEAGSHSI; the protein is encoded by the coding sequence ATGGTCGAGTCTTCACCGGGCGGCAACGCCCCGATCCCCGTCGCGCTGTCCAGCGCTTCGGTCTACCCGCTGAACGTCCACGACGCCTTTGCGGTGTCCCACGACCTGGGCTACGACGGGGTCGAGGTGCTGGTCACCGGCAACCAGATCTCCCAGGATGCGCGGCAGCTGAACCGGCTGGCCGAACGCTATGAACAGCCCATCATGGCCATTCACGCGCCCACGCTGCTGCTGACCCAGCAGGTCTGGGGAACCGCCTGGAACAAGATCGAATCCGCCGCCGCGATGGCGGTGGACGTGGGGTGCGACGTGGTGGTTGCACACCCGCCGTTCCGCTGGCAGGGCACCTATGCCACCGAGTTCGCCACCGGCATCCGCCGCATCATGGAGGAATACGGGGTGAAGATCGCGGTGGAGAACATGTACCCGTGGCGTGCGCGGGGACGCGAGGCAAAGATGTACCTGCCGCACTGGAACCCCGTCCCCGAACCCTACGAGTTCGTGACCTGGGACTTCTCGCATTCGGCGATCGCCGACATGGACTCGGCGGTGGCCTTCCGCGACCTGGGGACGCGGCTGAGCCATGTGCACCTGTGCGACGGGATGAACAACGGCAAGGACGAGCACCTGGTGCCGGGCCGCGGCACCCAGCCGGTGATCGAGGCCATCGAGTACCTGCGGGACTCTGCCTGGGACGGCGTGGTGGCGGTGGAGGTCTCCACGCGCAAGGCCCGCGGCGCGGGGGAGCGCGAGGCATGGCTGGGCGAGACCCTTGAGTTCGCCCGGCGGTACCTGGCCCCGGTGAACGAGGATGCGGAAGCCGGAAGCCACTCGATCTAG
- the topA gene encoding type I DNA topoisomerase, with amino-acid sequence MPAKAKEKTGMKLVIVESPAKSKSIAKYLGEGFEVDASVGHIRDLAQPADLPAEMKKGPYGKFAVDVENDFDPYYVVYPDKKKRVAELKAKLKGADALYLATDADREGEAIAWHLLEVLKPKVPVYRMAFTEITQEGINRAMENIRELDTDLVNAQETRRVLDRLYGYEISPVLWRKVARGLSAGRVQSVATRLVVERERERMAFRTASYWDLTGTFATAAGESFGAKLSSVDGARVATGRDFTDRGELKTPKSGAVAHLDEAKAAALAEGLKDADFAVTSVDEKPYTRRPAAPFTTSTLQQEASRKLRWSSKSTMQVAQRLYENGYITYMRTDSVFLSNEAVNAARKQAAELYGADSVPAKMRAYKGKSDNAQEAHEAIRPAGDSFRRPATVRAQLSADEFKLYELIWKRTVASQMADAKGFTATIKLAGESATGQVAEFSASGTVITFRGFMAAYEEGRDAAREAEAAEAAEEARLPQLKVSDPLAGTGIDAIPHTTSPPARYTEASIVAELEAREIGRPSTFAPTISTIMDRGYVTKRGGALVPSWIAFSVVRLLEEHFGKYVDYDFTARLEDDLDEIAHGQKGRTAWLKDFYFGSKDSGEAGLESVVNNLGDIDARAINSIDIAPGIVLRVGKFGPYLEKPLPADAPEGTDPQRANVPEDLAPDELTAEKAIELMEHQGPSENVLGVDPETGRTIVARDGRYGAYVTEVIVEPTAEELAAMPVEYYKNGKPKPPKKPVKAKPRTGSLFKSMTVESVTLEEALRLISLPRVLGVDAEGVEITVQNGRFGPYLKKGTDSRSIGSEEEIFTITLEQALEIYSQPKVRGARAAVPPLAEFGPDPVSEKNIVVKEGRFGAYITDGVTNITIPRDTTLEELTREKAIELLADKRARGPVKRKTAAKAPAKKAPAKKAPAKKPAAKKTGN; translated from the coding sequence GTGCCCGCCAAGGCCAAGGAAAAGACCGGAATGAAGCTCGTGATCGTGGAGTCCCCGGCAAAGAGCAAGTCCATCGCCAAGTACCTGGGCGAGGGTTTTGAAGTCGACGCCTCGGTGGGGCATATCCGCGATTTGGCGCAACCCGCCGATCTTCCGGCGGAAATGAAGAAGGGTCCCTACGGCAAGTTCGCCGTGGACGTCGAGAACGACTTCGACCCCTACTACGTCGTGTACCCGGACAAGAAGAAGCGGGTGGCCGAACTCAAGGCCAAGCTCAAGGGCGCCGATGCGCTCTATCTCGCAACCGATGCGGACCGCGAAGGCGAAGCCATCGCGTGGCACCTGCTCGAGGTGCTCAAGCCCAAGGTCCCGGTCTACCGCATGGCCTTCACCGAGATCACCCAAGAGGGCATCAACCGCGCGATGGAGAACATCCGCGAGCTGGACACCGACTTGGTCAACGCCCAGGAAACCCGCCGGGTGCTGGATCGCCTCTACGGCTACGAGATCTCCCCGGTGCTCTGGCGCAAGGTGGCCCGCGGCCTGTCCGCCGGCCGCGTGCAGTCGGTGGCCACGCGCCTGGTCGTCGAGCGCGAACGCGAACGCATGGCCTTCCGCACCGCCTCCTACTGGGACCTGACCGGAACCTTCGCCACCGCAGCGGGTGAAAGCTTCGGCGCCAAGCTCTCTTCGGTCGACGGGGCACGCGTTGCCACCGGCCGCGACTTCACCGACCGCGGCGAGTTGAAGACGCCGAAGTCCGGTGCAGTGGCGCACCTGGACGAGGCCAAGGCCGCAGCCCTGGCCGAAGGCCTGAAGGACGCCGACTTCGCCGTCACCTCGGTCGACGAGAAGCCCTACACCCGCCGCCCGGCCGCGCCGTTTACCACCTCGACGCTGCAGCAGGAAGCTTCCCGCAAGCTGCGCTGGAGCTCGAAGTCCACCATGCAGGTCGCCCAGCGGCTGTATGAAAACGGCTACATCACCTACATGCGTACCGACTCGGTGTTCCTCTCCAACGAGGCCGTGAACGCCGCCCGCAAGCAGGCCGCCGAACTCTACGGCGCCGACTCGGTGCCGGCAAAGATGCGCGCCTACAAGGGCAAGAGCGACAACGCGCAGGAGGCCCACGAGGCCATCCGCCCGGCCGGGGACTCCTTCCGCCGCCCGGCCACCGTCCGCGCCCAGCTTTCGGCCGACGAGTTCAAGCTCTACGAGCTGATCTGGAAGCGCACCGTGGCCTCGCAGATGGCCGACGCCAAGGGCTTCACCGCGACCATCAAGCTCGCCGGCGAGTCCGCCACCGGGCAGGTAGCCGAGTTCTCCGCCTCCGGCACCGTGATCACCTTCCGCGGCTTCATGGCCGCCTACGAGGAGGGCCGCGACGCAGCCCGCGAGGCAGAGGCAGCCGAGGCCGCCGAGGAGGCGCGCCTGCCGCAGCTAAAGGTTTCCGACCCGCTGGCAGGCACCGGCATCGACGCGATTCCGCACACCACCTCCCCGCCGGCACGCTACACCGAGGCCTCGATCGTCGCCGAGCTGGAGGCCCGCGAAATCGGGCGCCCCTCCACCTTCGCCCCGACCATCTCCACCATCATGGACCGCGGCTACGTGACCAAGCGCGGAGGCGCCCTGGTGCCCAGCTGGATCGCGTTCTCCGTGGTGCGCCTGCTGGAGGAGCACTTCGGCAAGTACGTGGACTACGACTTCACCGCACGCCTGGAGGACGACCTCGACGAGATCGCCCACGGGCAGAAGGGCCGCACCGCCTGGCTCAAGGACTTCTACTTCGGGTCCAAGGACAGCGGGGAGGCCGGCCTTGAATCGGTGGTCAACAACCTGGGCGACATCGACGCCCGCGCCATCAACTCCATCGACATCGCCCCGGGCATCGTGCTGCGCGTGGGCAAGTTCGGCCCGTACCTGGAAAAGCCGCTGCCTGCAGACGCCCCCGAGGGCACCGACCCGCAGCGCGCCAACGTCCCCGAGGACCTGGCACCGGACGAGCTCACCGCCGAGAAGGCCATCGAGCTCATGGAACACCAGGGCCCGAGCGAGAACGTGCTGGGCGTGGACCCGGAGACCGGACGCACCATCGTGGCCAGGGACGGGCGCTACGGCGCCTACGTCACCGAGGTCATCGTGGAGCCCACGGCCGAGGAACTGGCCGCCATGCCGGTGGAGTACTACAAGAACGGCAAGCCGAAGCCGCCGAAGAAGCCGGTCAAGGCCAAGCCGCGCACCGGTTCGCTGTTCAAGTCGATGACGGTGGAGTCCGTCACGCTGGAAGAGGCCCTGCGGCTGATTTCGCTGCCGCGCGTGCTCGGCGTTGACGCCGAGGGCGTGGAGATCACCGTGCAGAACGGCCGCTTCGGGCCCTACCTGAAGAAGGGCACCGATTCGCGCTCGATCGGCTCGGAGGAGGAGATCTTCACGATCACCCTCGAGCAGGCGCTGGAGATCTACTCGCAGCCCAAGGTCCGCGGCGCCCGCGCAGCGGTGCCGCCGCTGGCCGAATTCGGCCCGGACCCGGTCTCGGAGAAGAACATCGTGGTCAAGGAGGGACGCTTCGGTGCCTACATCACCGACGGGGTCACCAACATCACGATCCCGCGCGACACCACGCTCGAGGAACTGACCCGCGAGAAGGCCATCGAGTTGCTGGCCGACAAGCGGGCCCGCGGCCCGGTCAAGCGCAAGACCGCTGCCAAGGCCCCTGCCAAGAAGGCACCCGCGAAAAAGGCACCTGCCAAGAAGCCCGCTGCCAAGAAGACCGGCAACTAG
- a CDS encoding Ppx/GppA phosphatase family protein has protein sequence MRLGVLDIGSNTVHLLLVDAYPGARPVPFASHKRALSLVAYLDEHGAINEAGQAELLDFVHEAAQFAINHHAEDLLAFCTSAIRESANGAEVLARVVAETGVHLTELTGEQEAGMTYYAVRRWFGWSSDRILNLDMGGGSFELALGVDEFPTTAHSVPLGAGRLTREWLPEDPPSIKQVKALRHHVREVLAEPVAELAEFGRPTVVTGTSKTFRSLARITGAAPSAEGPYVKRVLRAESLKLWTNRLTAMNWEERAELPGVSAIRAPQLLAGAIVALEAMSALKVKSLRICPWALREGLMLRRFDHVLFDSTAPLSSSVGVGEVALGRSSVMSMSQGSIVL, from the coding sequence ATGAGGCTGGGCGTACTGGATATCGGGTCGAACACTGTTCACCTGTTGCTGGTCGACGCATATCCGGGCGCCCGCCCGGTGCCCTTTGCATCGCACAAGCGGGCGCTCTCGCTCGTCGCATACCTGGACGAGCACGGGGCCATCAACGAAGCCGGGCAGGCGGAGTTGCTGGACTTCGTGCACGAGGCCGCGCAATTCGCCATCAACCACCATGCCGAGGACCTTTTGGCCTTCTGCACCTCGGCGATCCGCGAATCGGCCAACGGCGCCGAGGTCCTGGCCAGGGTCGTGGCGGAAACCGGCGTCCACCTCACGGAGCTGACCGGCGAGCAGGAAGCCGGGATGACCTACTACGCGGTGCGCCGCTGGTTCGGCTGGAGCTCGGATAGGATCCTGAACCTGGACATGGGCGGCGGCTCCTTCGAGCTCGCCCTGGGCGTGGACGAGTTCCCCACCACCGCGCACTCGGTGCCGCTGGGCGCCGGGCGGCTGACGCGCGAATGGCTGCCGGAGGACCCGCCCTCGATCAAGCAGGTCAAGGCGCTGCGCCACCACGTGCGCGAGGTGCTCGCCGAGCCGGTGGCCGAGCTGGCCGAGTTCGGGCGGCCCACCGTGGTCACCGGCACCTCCAAGACCTTCCGCTCGCTGGCAAGGATCACCGGCGCCGCACCCAGCGCCGAGGGTCCCTACGTCAAGCGGGTGCTGCGTGCCGAGTCGCTCAAGCTCTGGACCAACCGGCTCACCGCGATGAACTGGGAGGAGCGTGCCGAGCTTCCGGGGGTCTCGGCGATCCGCGCCCCGCAGCTGCTGGCCGGCGCCATCGTGGCACTGGAGGCCATGAGCGCGCTGAAGGTCAAGTCCCTGCGCATCTGCCCGTGGGCGCTGCGCGAGGGCCTGATGCTGCGCCGTTTTGACCACGTACTTTTTGACTCGACCGCCCCGCTCAGTAGTAGCGTGGGTGTCGGAGAGGTAGCCTTGGGCCGTTCCTCGGTAATGTCGATGTCCCAGGGCAGCATCGTTCTGTAG
- a CDS encoding TrkH family potassium uptake protein, with product MGSSPSAESVRRPGTDSGAPARWRTRLGLWRRIASDFTVRSPARLALVTFALVISLFTSVLALPVSSASGEPTAFYDALFTAVSAVCVTGLTVVSTATHWSFFGQLVMIIAVFVGGLGILTLASLLSLAVSKRLGVRGKLLAQSSMNTSAASTLGEVGSLLRIVITTSVAIEVALALMLIPRFLILGEPVNEAIWHGIFYSISSFNNAGFTPHSDGLVPYETDLWILVPLMLGVFLGSLGFPVLMVLLAQRFNTKKWTLHAKLTLLVTAILLVAGALLWAVAEWSNPETIGTMNNSDKVIHSVFASVMTRSGGFNLVEQGEMNQVTMLLSNALMFAGGGSASTAGGIKVTTIAVMFLAIFAEARGDTDVRAFGRRIPEGTMRVAISVIVLGATLVMLATAALLVISGTSLSRALFESISAFATVGLSTNLSGELPPAGKYVLSALMFAGRIGTITLAAALTLRQRNQLYHFPEERPIIG from the coding sequence ATGGGATCGTCCCCCTCTGCAGAGTCTGTGCGACGGCCGGGCACCGATAGCGGCGCCCCGGCCCGATGGCGCACACGCCTGGGACTGTGGCGCCGGATCGCCTCCGACTTCACCGTCCGCTCCCCCGCGCGTCTGGCGCTGGTCACCTTCGCCCTGGTGATCTCCTTGTTCACGTCCGTGCTGGCGCTTCCGGTGTCATCGGCCAGCGGCGAACCCACGGCCTTTTACGACGCGCTGTTCACCGCCGTCTCCGCGGTGTGCGTCACGGGCCTGACGGTTGTCTCCACCGCCACCCACTGGTCCTTCTTCGGGCAACTGGTGATGATCATCGCGGTGTTCGTCGGCGGACTGGGCATCCTGACGCTGGCATCGCTGCTCTCGCTGGCGGTGTCCAAGCGCCTGGGCGTGCGCGGCAAGCTCCTGGCGCAAAGCTCCATGAACACCTCGGCCGCCTCCACCCTGGGCGAGGTGGGTTCGCTGCTGCGCATCGTGATCACCACCTCGGTGGCGATCGAGGTGGCCCTGGCGCTGATGCTCATCCCGCGCTTCCTGATCCTGGGCGAACCGGTCAACGAGGCCATCTGGCACGGCATCTTCTACTCGATCTCCTCCTTCAACAACGCCGGGTTCACCCCGCACTCCGACGGGCTGGTCCCCTACGAGACCGACCTGTGGATCCTGGTGCCGCTGATGCTCGGGGTGTTCCTGGGCTCGCTGGGGTTCCCGGTGCTGATGGTGTTGCTGGCGCAGCGCTTCAACACCAAGAAGTGGACGCTGCACGCCAAGCTCACGTTGCTGGTCACCGCCATCCTGCTGGTGGCGGGCGCGCTGCTGTGGGCGGTGGCGGAGTGGTCCAACCCCGAAACCATCGGCACCATGAACAACTCGGACAAGGTCATCCACTCGGTCTTCGCCTCGGTGATGACCCGCTCGGGCGGCTTCAACCTGGTGGAGCAGGGCGAGATGAACCAGGTGACAATGCTGCTCTCCAACGCGCTGATGTTCGCCGGCGGCGGCTCGGCCTCCACGGCCGGAGGCATCAAGGTCACCACCATCGCGGTGATGTTCCTGGCGATCTTCGCCGAGGCCCGCGGCGACACCGATGTGCGCGCCTTCGGCCGCCGCATCCCCGAGGGCACCATGCGGGTGGCCATCTCGGTCATCGTCCTGGGAGCCACCCTGGTGATGCTGGCCACGGCCGCACTGCTGGTGATCAGCGGCACCTCGCTCTCCCGTGCGCTGTTCGAGTCGATTTCCGCCTTCGCCACCGTGGGGTTGAGCACCAACCTGTCGGGCGAATTGCCGCCGGCGGGCAAGTACGTGCTCTCCGCACTGATGTTTGCCGGCCGAATCGGTACGATTACCCTTGCCGCGGCATTGACCTTGCGCCAACGCAACCAGCTCTACCACTTCCCCGAAGAGAGGCCGATCATTGGCTGA
- a CDS encoding ArsR/SmtB family transcription factor has product MAHDDIFSALADPTRRRLLDSLREEPCSVGSLVEALGVSQPTVSKHLKVLREAGMVSMRADGQRRYYALESATFLNLQTWVHGFVPPAPAFDLVAEPYADPQLASHEGTSQATVAAAQLGRTVGRGLEQVTGRAHDFLDRLPKPKFGRKR; this is encoded by the coding sequence GTGGCTCATGATGATATCTTTTCCGCCCTGGCCGACCCCACCCGACGCAGGTTGCTCGACTCCCTGCGTGAGGAGCCGTGTTCGGTCGGTTCCCTGGTCGAGGCGCTGGGCGTTTCCCAGCCGACCGTTTCCAAGCACCTCAAGGTCCTGCGCGAGGCGGGCATGGTCTCCATGCGCGCCGACGGACAGCGCCGTTACTATGCCCTGGAATCCGCAACGTTCCTGAACCTGCAGACCTGGGTGCACGGCTTCGTTCCCCCGGCCCCGGCATTCGACCTGGTCGCGGAACCGTACGCCGATCCGCAGTTGGCATCGCACGAGGGGACCAGCCAGGCCACGGTGGCCGCCGCGCAACTGGGCCGCACCGTGGGTCGCGGACTGGAACAGGTGACCGGCCGCGCCCATGACTTCCTGGATCGCCTGCCCAAGCCGAAATTCGGCAGGAAACGGTAG
- a CDS encoding potassium channel family protein has protein sequence MLVIGLGRFGASVAEQLVKQGREVLAIERNQELVQKWASVLTHVVEADATNIDALRQLGAQDFTSAVVGVGTSIESSVLITVNLVDLGIEHLWVKAITPSHGKILTRIGANHVIYPEADAGVRAAHLVGGRMLDFIEFDDGFAIVKMYPPKETQGFTLAESQVRSKYGITVVGVKSPGEDFTYAQPDTKVTRRDVLIVSGHVDLLERFAARP, from the coding sequence GTGCTGGTCATCGGCCTGGGCCGCTTCGGCGCCTCCGTGGCCGAGCAACTGGTGAAGCAGGGCCGCGAGGTGCTGGCCATCGAGCGCAACCAGGAACTGGTCCAAAAGTGGGCATCGGTGCTGACCCACGTGGTGGAGGCCGACGCCACCAACATCGATGCGCTGCGCCAGCTCGGCGCCCAGGACTTCACCTCGGCGGTGGTCGGGGTCGGAACCTCCATCGAATCCTCGGTGCTGATCACCGTGAACCTGGTGGACCTGGGCATCGAGCACCTGTGGGTCAAGGCGATCACGCCCTCGCACGGCAAGATCCTCACGCGCATCGGCGCCAACCACGTGATCTACCCGGAGGCAGATGCCGGGGTGCGCGCCGCGCACCTGGTCGGCGGGCGCATGCTTGACTTCATCGAATTCGACGACGGGTTCGCCATCGTGAAGATGTACCCGCCCAAGGAGACCCAGGGCTTCACCCTGGCCGAGTCCCAGGTCCGTTCCAAGTACGGGATCACGGTGGTGGGCGTGAAGTCCCCCGGCGAGGACTTTACCTATGCCCAGCCCGACACCAAGGTCACCCGGCGCGACGTACTGATCGTCTCCGGGCATGTGGATCTGCTCGAACGCTTCGCCGCCAGGCCCTAG
- a CDS encoding IS982 family transposase: MNPKLNTLLTTLYVLLTDRVLPDLGYDRTSKPGRKAILSDAELLCLVVAQHLLHGHSSESRWVRYARTHLSGLFPGIPQQSGYNKRVRAAGTLISAVITALAKDTESWHEILRLLDSTPVPCGTSRETVKRSDLAGHAGYGYCASHSRYFWGFRLYLVSTPEGMPVIWGLANPKLGEREVTEALLRHDHHLVRDRQVILADKGFAGRDFERFIAEDLGAHLVRPDRKDEKPRFGKFGGIRQWIESVFDSLKGQLGLEHHGARTLEGLYARVASKLLALAAGIWHNWKTNAPRKRSLTAYDH; encoded by the coding sequence GTGAACCCAAAACTGAACACTCTCCTGACCACACTCTACGTCTTACTTACCGATCGTGTCCTGCCGGATTTGGGATATGACCGGACGAGCAAACCCGGCCGCAAGGCCATCTTGAGCGATGCCGAGCTGCTGTGCCTGGTCGTGGCCCAGCACCTGCTGCACGGGCACTCCTCCGAATCGCGATGGGTCCGCTATGCGCGCACCCACCTGAGCGGGCTATTCCCCGGAATCCCGCAGCAATCGGGATACAACAAGCGCGTGCGCGCCGCCGGAACACTGATCAGTGCAGTGATCACCGCACTGGCCAAAGACACCGAATCCTGGCACGAGATCCTCCGCCTGCTGGATTCGACCCCCGTCCCGTGCGGCACCAGCCGCGAAACAGTCAAGCGCTCGGACCTGGCCGGGCACGCCGGCTACGGATACTGCGCCTCGCATTCGCGCTACTTCTGGGGCTTTCGCCTGTACCTGGTCAGCACCCCCGAGGGCATGCCGGTGATCTGGGGACTGGCCAACCCGAAACTCGGGGAACGCGAGGTCACCGAGGCCCTGCTGCGCCACGACCACCATCTGGTCCGCGACAGGCAGGTCATCCTTGCCGACAAGGGCTTCGCCGGAAGGGACTTCGAGCGGTTCATCGCCGAGGACCTCGGCGCCCACCTGGTGCGGCCGGACCGCAAGGACGAAAAGCCCAGGTTCGGGAAGTTCGGCGGCATCCGCCAGTGGATCGAGTCCGTCTTCGACAGCCTCAAGGGCCAGCTCGGGCTCGAACACCACGGCGCCAGAACCCTCGAAGGTCTCTACGCACGCGTCGCGTCAAAGCTCCTGGCCCTCGCGGCAGGAATCTGGCACAACTGGAAAACCAACGCACCCCGCAAACGCTCCCTAACCGCCTACGACCACTGA
- a CDS encoding acetoin utilization protein AcuC, which translates to MMEYRFSETHPMHPIRLELTARLCKDLALFERANLTLAAPPVATDAELAAVHEPRYIAAVREVSANPDIPDEARGLGTEDNPAYAGMHEASARLAGGSLLAADAILGERALHVVNFGGGMHHASASKASGFCIYNDAALAIRRLLDGGVKKVLYIDVDAHHGDGTESIFWDDPRVMTISIHETGMSLFPGTGFANEIGGPNALGTAVNIAVPPRTGDAAWLRAFHAVVPQLAEAFEPEVIVSQHGCDGHRDDDLSNLRLTVDAQRQNALDIAELARRLCGGRWIATGGGGYNTASVVPRTWSHLVAVASGKPVPLATPVPRSWRDYVLERYGIRTPESMGDNAELWWRSWEVGYDPADPVDRTVMATRKEIFPLFGLDPWFD; encoded by the coding sequence ATGATGGAGTACCGCTTCAGCGAGACCCATCCGATGCATCCGATCCGGCTGGAGCTTACCGCCCGCCTCTGCAAGGACCTGGCCCTTTTTGAGCGTGCCAATCTCACCCTGGCAGCCCCGCCGGTGGCCACCGACGCGGAGCTGGCTGCAGTCCACGAGCCCCGGTACATCGCCGCCGTCCGGGAAGTCAGTGCCAACCCCGATATCCCCGATGAGGCGCGCGGCCTGGGCACCGAGGACAACCCCGCCTATGCAGGGATGCACGAGGCCAGCGCACGGCTGGCCGGAGGATCGCTGCTGGCCGCCGATGCCATCCTGGGCGAGCGCGCCCTGCACGTGGTCAACTTCGGCGGGGGCATGCACCATGCCTCCGCATCCAAGGCCAGCGGCTTCTGCATCTACAACGACGCGGCCCTGGCGATCCGGCGATTGCTGGACGGGGGAGTGAAGAAGGTCCTGTACATCGACGTGGACGCGCACCACGGCGACGGGACCGAGTCGATCTTCTGGGACGACCCGCGGGTGATGACCATCTCCATCCACGAAACGGGTATGTCGCTGTTCCCCGGCACCGGTTTCGCCAACGAGATCGGCGGGCCCAACGCGCTGGGCACCGCGGTGAACATCGCGGTGCCCCCGCGCACGGGGGACGCCGCCTGGCTGCGTGCCTTCCACGCTGTGGTCCCGCAGCTGGCGGAGGCCTTCGAACCGGAGGTGATCGTCTCCCAGCACGGTTGCGACGGGCACCGGGACGACGACCTGTCCAACCTGCGGCTGACCGTCGATGCACAGCGCCAGAATGCGCTGGACATCGCCGAGCTGGCGCGCAGGCTCTGCGGCGGCCGGTGGATCGCCACCGGCGGGGGCGGCTACAACACCGCCTCGGTGGTGCCGCGCACGTGGAGCCATCTGGTGGCAGTGGCCTCGGGCAAGCCGGTCCCGCTGGCGACTCCCGTTCCCCGCAGCTGGCGCGACTACGTGCTCGAGCGCTACGGCATCCGCACCCCCGAGTCCATGGGCGACAACGCAGAATTGTGGTGGCGCAGCTGGGAGGTCGGCTACGACCCGGCGGACCCGGTGGACCGCACGGTCATGGCCACCCGCAAGGAAATATTCCCCCTATTCGGACTCGACCCCTGGTTCGACTAG
- the proC gene encoding pyrroline-5-carboxylate reductase yields MVHMTSVLSTSSLAENRLAFLGTGSMNGAVLRGIIAAGYDPAAIVATLRSDAKAHDLRAETGVTVLIGEHDPESNLKAAKDADIVFLGVKPVGITALCDEIKDVLKPSAVVVSVAAAITIDMIAAHLNPGQPVVRSMPNTPLKVGAGAVGLSAGETVSPAALAAVVDLFAGSGVVHVVPESQQDAVSAVSGSGPAYVFYLVEAMAAAGVELGLDPALATDLARATVAGAGKMLADPQVDPSALRQGVTSPNGTTEQAIATFDAEGLPQVIARGAAAAAARAAQITRELA; encoded by the coding sequence ATGGTGCACATGACTTCAGTGCTTTCGACTTCGTCCCTTGCCGAGAACAGACTTGCCTTCCTGGGAACCGGTTCCATGAACGGGGCGGTGCTGCGCGGCATCATCGCCGCCGGCTACGACCCGGCGGCGATCGTCGCTACCCTGCGCAGCGACGCGAAGGCGCACGACCTGCGCGCCGAGACCGGTGTCACGGTGCTCATCGGCGAGCACGACCCCGAATCCAACCTCAAGGCGGCCAAGGACGCGGACATCGTCTTCCTGGGCGTCAAGCCCGTGGGCATCACGGCCCTGTGCGACGAGATCAAGGACGTGCTCAAGCCCTCCGCCGTGGTGGTCTCGGTGGCGGCGGCCATCACCATCGACATGATTGCGGCACACCTGAACCCGGGCCAGCCGGTGGTGCGCTCCATGCCCAACACCCCGCTGAAGGTCGGCGCCGGCGCGGTGGGTCTCAGTGCCGGTGAAACGGTCTCCCCGGCGGCGCTGGCAGCCGTCGTGGACCTGTTCGCCGGTTCCGGCGTGGTGCACGTCGTCCCCGAATCCCAGCAGGATGCCGTCTCGGCGGTCAGCGGCTCCGGACCCGCCTACGTGTTCTACCTGGTCGAGGCCATGGCCGCTGCCGGGGTTGAGCTGGGCCTGGATCCGGCGCTGGCCACCGATCTGGCCCGTGCCACCGTGGCCGGGGCGGGCAAGATGCTTGCCGACCCGCAGGTTGATCCCTCGGCGCTGCGCCAGGGCGTGACCAGCCCCAACGGCACCACCGAACAGGCCATTGCCACCTTCGATGCCGAAGGCCTTCCGCAGGTCATCGCCCGCGGGGCCGCGGCCGCAGCGGCCCGTGCCGCGCAGATCACCCGGGAACTGGCCTAG